From one Enterococcus sp. DIV2402 genomic stretch:
- a CDS encoding class C sortase, with translation MKKSKRQLFSRIAVICLFCTGVMVMTYPFYVNALNNFLDQQQMTYYLTKEKNVAAERQRLEVENERLKTEGLAPGADPFSESPSQKADEQYYQQHFIGKINIPKLAVELSLFDTTTPLLLEKGATVLDGTSYPVGGDGTHAVITAHRGLPERELFTNLPKLKKGDLFLIDILNQTLAYEVRDIQVVEPHETSLLQLVAEKDLVTLVTCTPYMINSHRLLVTGERVPYTANVQKEQEAGNRQRFWEQIIIAVGIGIFLIVSIGMIAHQIYRFKLKNNPSSKSE, from the coding sequence ATGAAAAAATCAAAGCGACAGTTGTTTTCTCGTATTGCTGTTATCTGCTTATTTTGTACGGGAGTCATGGTTATGACCTATCCATTTTATGTTAACGCATTAAACAATTTTTTAGACCAACAACAAATGACATATTATTTAACAAAAGAAAAAAATGTGGCAGCAGAACGCCAACGACTAGAAGTCGAAAACGAGCGTTTGAAAACGGAAGGCCTTGCACCAGGTGCCGATCCTTTTAGTGAATCTCCTTCCCAAAAAGCAGATGAGCAATATTATCAGCAACATTTTATCGGAAAAATTAACATTCCAAAATTGGCCGTTGAATTGTCTTTATTTGATACAACCACGCCATTATTGTTGGAAAAAGGTGCCACTGTATTAGATGGGACGAGTTATCCTGTGGGTGGAGATGGAACCCACGCAGTCATTACTGCTCATCGAGGATTGCCGGAAAGAGAACTATTCACCAATCTTCCTAAATTAAAAAAGGGCGACCTCTTTTTAATAGACATTTTAAATCAAACATTAGCTTATGAGGTGAGGGATATTCAAGTAGTGGAACCGCATGAAACCTCTTTACTACAACTAGTTGCTGAGAAAGACTTAGTAACTTTAGTAACCTGTACGCCCTACATGATTAATTCACATCGTTTGTTAGTCACTGGTGAGCGTGTTCCTTATACAGCAAACGTTCAAAAAGAACAAGAAGCAGGAAATCGTCAACGATTTTGGGAGCAAATTATCATAGCCGTAGGAATTGGTATTTTTCTAATAGTTAGTATAGGCATGATTGCACATCAGATTTATAGATTTAAGTTGAAAAATAATCCAAGCTCCAAGAGTGAGTAG
- a CDS encoding class C sortase, producing MDQNLKNERINLLLKLLMALLFLTGAVTFSYPFVVDAINNYYDQKTIEKMHRENQEQLLTEREEHLSKMKQQNDVLRTNKQTTNIPGMGLVEDPFEESIGNTPNPDRQYFSDHTIGAIYIPKIHVSLPLFDETNSLLLEKGATVLQGTSLPIGGSDTHSVITGHSGLPNKLLFTDLEKLQQDDVFYLDVAGEKLAYQIEQFNTVLPHELEDLKIKEGKDLVTLVTCTPYMVNTHRLLVTAHRIPYIEEVMEKEKEQTEKYHYQRFWLFMLAIPVVLVSIAYWMWRKFVYYQSGKYRYDFQFIYLKNGEPLVGQRFILSKRHKQIAITTSNQDGKVCFSQIRGGCYWVTPANREQPKIKGYIFRLKEKQFLLRSRSIIRKDKRADTTCYWIEEGKRK from the coding sequence ATGGATCAAAACTTGAAAAACGAACGAATAAATCTTTTATTGAAACTACTGATGGCGTTATTATTTCTAACTGGTGCAGTGACTTTTAGTTATCCCTTCGTAGTAGACGCTATTAATAACTATTATGACCAGAAGACGATTGAAAAAATGCATCGCGAAAATCAAGAACAATTACTGACTGAACGAGAAGAACATTTATCGAAAATGAAGCAACAAAATGACGTACTTCGGACTAATAAACAAACGACCAATATTCCAGGAATGGGCTTAGTGGAGGATCCTTTTGAAGAATCTATTGGCAATACGCCGAATCCTGATCGCCAATATTTTTCAGACCATACAATTGGCGCCATCTATATTCCTAAAATCCATGTTAGTCTCCCGTTGTTTGATGAAACCAATTCACTGTTGTTAGAAAAAGGAGCGACAGTTTTACAAGGAACTTCTTTACCAATTGGTGGAAGTGATACCCACTCGGTAATTACTGGTCATAGCGGTTTACCCAATAAATTATTATTTACTGATTTAGAAAAGTTACAACAAGATGATGTGTTCTATCTTGACGTTGCTGGAGAAAAATTAGCCTATCAAATTGAGCAGTTTAACACAGTACTACCACATGAATTAGAGGATTTGAAAATTAAGGAAGGGAAAGATTTAGTAACGTTGGTGACTTGCACACCTTATATGGTGAATACGCATCGCTTATTAGTCACGGCTCATCGGATTCCTTATATAGAAGAAGTCATGGAAAAAGAAAAAGAGCAAACAGAAAAGTACCACTATCAGCGATTTTGGTTATTCATGTTGGCTATTCCAGTAGTTTTAGTTTCCATTGCTTATTGGATGTGGCGCAAATTTGTTTATTATCAAAGCGGAAAATATCGTTATGATTTTCAATTTATCTACCTTAAAAATGGAGAACCATTGGTGGGACAACGATTTATTTTATCGAAACGACACAAACAGATTGCCATAACAACCAGTAATCAAGATGGCAAGGTATGTTTTTCTCAAATTCGTGGCGGTTGCTATTGGGTAACGCCTGCAAACCGAGAGCAGCCCAAAATTAAAGGGTATATATTTCGTTTAAAAGAGAAGCAATTCCTATTGAGAAGTCGTTCGATTATTCGAAAGGATAAGCGAGCTGATACTACTTGCTATTGGATAGAGGAAGGAAAACGAAAATGA
- a CDS encoding SpaH/EbpB family LPXTG-anchored major pilin, whose product MKKVVKSIFMSLLVLPLLVGIFGSATAYADDAKVPVTLHKVIFNDEYPEGYPRQNTGKEMTDFGGEALPGAVFTVYDVTTQYHAAVENADQATAQAAVIAAYTANPNSFTGLTSVTTNELGAATFNLPEKSGGLDAVYLFVETKTPGNVTVTQKAAPIVLALPAYAFDASTEKFTDEKLDHVHLYPKNITSKDTKTVQNIDEFDMITEDGTRYNMERGQKIAFRLTLNIPSDIADVTYSVTDTPTEGLQFIADSLIADGLTAGSDYTITANGDGGFTLALNSNSATVQALAGSTLIIDYQMELTKDLVPDAIEGNKANVKIGDTPQPEVTPKEKFQTGGKKIVKKDAHTDKTLAGAEFVVINQAGQYGEFELNTAGTAYALIGWVDTATSKSTITSLANGSVNVIGLKDGEYTLNETKAPSDKYVKIPDGTIKFEVKVGTYEEAQVITVPNTPKGLLPSTGGSGIYIYLVIGAALMLGAYSWFRKSKAQAEA is encoded by the coding sequence ATGAAAAAGGTTGTAAAAAGTATTTTTATGTCTTTATTGGTATTACCACTATTGGTGGGAATTTTTGGTTCTGCAACAGCTTATGCAGATGATGCGAAAGTTCCGGTGACATTACACAAAGTGATTTTTAATGATGAGTATCCAGAAGGGTATCCTCGTCAAAATACAGGGAAGGAAATGACTGATTTTGGTGGAGAAGCTTTACCTGGAGCAGTTTTCACTGTTTATGATGTGACCACACAATATCATGCAGCGGTTGAAAATGCAGACCAAGCAACCGCACAAGCTGCAGTTATTGCTGCTTATACGGCTAATCCTAATAGTTTCACTGGTTTAACTAGTGTTACGACCAATGAACTGGGAGCAGCAACTTTCAATTTACCAGAAAAAAGTGGTGGATTAGATGCAGTCTATTTATTTGTTGAAACTAAAACACCTGGGAACGTGACAGTCACTCAAAAAGCGGCTCCAATTGTATTAGCATTACCAGCATATGCTTTTGATGCGAGCACAGAAAAATTCACAGATGAAAAATTAGATCATGTGCATTTATACCCTAAAAATATCACATCAAAAGATACAAAAACTGTTCAAAATATCGATGAATTTGACATGATTACTGAAGATGGCACTCGTTATAATATGGAAAGAGGACAGAAGATTGCCTTCCGCTTAACATTAAATATTCCTAGCGACATTGCAGATGTTACCTATTCTGTAACGGATACACCAACAGAGGGCTTGCAATTTATTGCAGATTCTTTGATTGCTGACGGATTAACTGCAGGGAGCGATTATACAATTACTGCCAATGGAGATGGTGGTTTCACACTAGCATTAAACTCCAATTCAGCAACTGTTCAAGCATTAGCAGGTAGCACACTTATCATTGATTACCAAATGGAATTAACAAAAGATTTGGTTCCGGATGCAATTGAAGGAAACAAAGCAAATGTCAAAATTGGTGATACTCCGCAACCAGAAGTAACACCAAAAGAAAAATTCCAAACTGGCGGGAAGAAAATTGTAAAAAAAGATGCGCATACTGATAAAACGTTAGCAGGTGCAGAATTTGTAGTGATTAATCAAGCGGGTCAATACGGCGAATTTGAATTAAACACTGCCGGTACAGCGTATGCTTTAATTGGTTGGGTAGATACAGCAACTAGTAAAAGTACGATTACTTCATTAGCGAATGGTTCTGTCAATGTTATCGGTTTAAAAGATGGAGAATATACATTAAATGAAACCAAAGCGCCTTCTGATAAATATGTGAAAATTCCTGACGGTACCATTAAATTTGAAGTCAAAGTAGGAACGTATGAAGAAGCACAAGTAATTACCGTACCCAATACACCTAAAGGCTTATTACCATCAACAGGGGGTAGCGGAATTTATATTTACCTAGTAATTGGAGCAGCTCTCATGTTAGGTGCATATAGTTGGTTTAGAAAATCTAAAGCGCAAGCAGAAGCTTAG
- a CDS encoding pilin N-terminal domain-containing protein → MKKIFSTVIILLVISFASTIYPTSIHAEEKESAIEFVLHKKMFKDFNATPDYTQNTGLEMDSNDGETYGLNNVTFEVYEVTDWVAEELQTQSLETLMTKVMNTPMQELRGKFSSDVNNPLLQEVVTTTVANEDGVAIVNVTPAINNSAYLFLETKAPAIEGQEIRELAAPMLVVLPIENPSVSGSYLSTIHLYPKNSGVELPKKPEPPKPEQPTPEKPSKPGKPSLPITGEAKSMISILGIALLTIAFLLYRKQVNNQTK, encoded by the coding sequence ATGAAAAAAATTTTTTCAACTGTCATAATCCTGCTCGTTATTTCTTTTGCGTCAACTATTTATCCGACGTCTATTCATGCGGAAGAAAAAGAATCCGCCATTGAATTTGTTTTACACAAAAAAATGTTCAAAGATTTCAATGCTACGCCAGATTATACACAAAATACCGGTCTGGAAATGGATAGTAACGATGGAGAAACGTATGGGTTAAATAATGTTACTTTTGAAGTCTATGAGGTTACAGATTGGGTTGCAGAAGAATTGCAAACACAATCATTAGAAACTTTAATGACTAAAGTAATGAATACACCGATGCAAGAATTAAGAGGAAAATTTTCTAGTGATGTAAATAATCCGTTGCTTCAAGAAGTGGTGACAACTACTGTAGCAAATGAAGATGGAGTAGCTATTGTAAACGTAACGCCTGCTATTAATAATAGTGCGTATCTATTTTTAGAAACAAAAGCACCCGCAATAGAGGGACAAGAAATCCGTGAATTAGCAGCACCAATGCTGGTAGTATTGCCAATTGAAAATCCATCAGTATCTGGAAGTTATCTTTCAACAATTCATTTATATCCTAAGAATAGTGGTGTTGAGCTTCCTAAAAAACCAGAACCACCAAAACCTGAGCAACCGACACCGGAAAAACCCAGCAAGCCTGGGAAACCATCGTTGCCAATTACCGGAGAAGCAAAGTCAATGATTAGTATCTTAGGTATTGCTTTATTGACGATTGCGTTTTTGCTTTATCGAAAACAAGTAAATAATCAGACGAAATAA
- a CDS encoding vWA domain-containing protein — protein MRKKHFIGFVLLVLIINFLLPLTQAYQVFGDEKETISEKIIDTPELKINYVSSETNEKINWKFNYSYQKTANTKQKLKLELIADGKSIPFQSVDGWNYENNWFVQDEFSETATGTVELVTELSVTNVMLRIQADELSETETITTDVFTSEIEGPHQLRLPVVNPKNEIPVESTTIESSEIEMTNTQQEEAVTDDKPNSTARTESEQESLDSTEPSQTTTSSEKETTEENLDANSDTFEPNGNFSIASSLDSLTNYPAINPEYTTNENGTYPKHYWNPTNNQTVRNHQGKKFGASGWDGNNSWDGNSNNVTDSYIEYGGTGQDADFAIRKYAKETSTPGLYDVYLNVRGNQKENIEPVDIVLVVDMSGSMEPSSSNGWNDRAGAVRAGVKEFFQLINQAGIGNYVNVGFVGYSSPGYVDLIQQPIKPVSDTQHVTNINNALSQTFNGGTFTQNGIEKGNDMLLSSTNSNKMMILLTDGVPTFSKRVTQAVMENGTVYGTSFHNSHQDQPGNTSGLRSGAFNSWSNYTAGTSSNSDPNIIPPNSGNGRYYDTTNGIRIWNTWAATLGAAKIAQNSGSILHTLGIQLGADLNYLTEAQVRARASLLASPGLYRDAETTAEVTDYLLEQAQNVVASFNTIVDGSIIDPIGTQFSYDSTNVTVRSVGSTNISNLPTAAISNGKLDVTELNLGKGQEVQFHYQVRINTEDEDFTPEKWYPMNGPTKLTPDGNNPNNQIDFGIPSAKAPGIKLNLKKIWEEYDKDTSHRPDYLDFSVERSKTITNEAWKTGYLRLVSSESDTWERQNIEKISKTQGGQETLWLPKFNNQGNDFIYKFSELNVPDGYEATSNEDGTTWINRKIFTPLGLKIVKISDQESQPLTGAQFKLTGGNLPNEGVLLTDKQDGTYQLEETKLELNSEYALTEIQAPNGHTLSNDQWIIKVSDTGVVTINNKKDGITIEGNTIHYTIENQFKKLLIATEKYSKENNEQLNGARLTLRKYEDSWNGTGTIVGEPDDLIANDVTSTKSLTPGFYSLQETVTPTGYKVDDTIFKFQVDIEGNLKDEQGTIIQRDTLPSSDGWYLSNDNNKKVFVFAKYNQLRQFEFSILKKDAQTNQKLAGAVFEVRKQGEDQLLAKLTTNSEGTGKFIADDSDDLFLFKPGTYLIKEVAAPEGFVVLEEIFKVVISDTGIVTVNYGNQAMNEEAIEVVLKDESNNTIEVTIANTPKGLLPATGGQGRKVFVISSLLVVGIGIVIGGYYVYRNRKELE, from the coding sequence ATGAGAAAGAAGCACTTTATAGGATTTGTTTTACTCGTATTAATTATCAATTTTTTATTACCACTAACCCAAGCATATCAAGTTTTTGGTGATGAAAAAGAAACTATTTCTGAAAAAATAATTGATACACCTGAATTAAAAATTAACTATGTTTCAAGTGAAACGAACGAGAAAATTAATTGGAAATTTAATTATTCGTATCAGAAAACTGCCAATACGAAACAAAAGCTAAAGTTGGAATTGATTGCCGATGGAAAAAGTATTCCTTTTCAATCAGTTGATGGCTGGAACTATGAGAATAATTGGTTTGTTCAAGATGAATTTTCAGAAACAGCTACTGGTACAGTGGAGCTAGTAACTGAGCTTTCAGTTACAAATGTCATGCTGAGAATACAAGCAGATGAATTATCCGAGACTGAAACAATTACAACAGATGTTTTTACATCCGAGATAGAAGGACCACATCAATTACGTCTGCCAGTTGTGAACCCAAAAAACGAAATCCCTGTTGAGTCAACCACGATTGAAAGCTCTGAAATAGAAATGACGAATACACAGCAAGAAGAAGCTGTTACAGATGACAAACCGAATTCAACAGCTCGTACGGAAAGTGAACAAGAATCATTGGACAGCACAGAACCGTCCCAAACAACGACAAGTTCTGAAAAAGAAACAACAGAAGAAAATTTAGATGCCAATAGCGATACATTTGAACCTAATGGAAATTTCAGTATTGCGAGTTCGCTTGATAGTTTAACGAATTATCCAGCAATCAATCCAGAATATACAACGAACGAAAATGGTACTTATCCAAAACATTACTGGAATCCAACAAATAACCAAACTGTTAGAAATCATCAAGGAAAAAAATTCGGAGCAAGTGGTTGGGATGGAAACAATAGTTGGGATGGAAATTCTAACAATGTAACAGATTCTTATATCGAATATGGTGGTACTGGACAAGATGCTGACTTTGCTATTCGTAAATATGCCAAAGAAACCAGTACTCCAGGATTATATGATGTCTATTTGAATGTACGTGGAAATCAGAAAGAGAATATTGAACCGGTAGATATTGTGCTGGTTGTTGATATGTCTGGAAGCATGGAGCCTAGTAGCAGTAATGGCTGGAATGACCGAGCTGGAGCAGTTCGTGCAGGTGTAAAAGAATTTTTTCAGCTGATTAATCAAGCGGGCATTGGCAATTACGTAAATGTTGGGTTTGTAGGTTATTCGAGTCCTGGGTATGTTGATTTAATTCAGCAACCAATTAAACCTGTATCCGATACTCAACATGTAACAAATATTAATAATGCATTGAGTCAAACGTTTAATGGTGGCACATTCACTCAAAATGGAATTGAAAAAGGCAATGATATGCTTTTATCCAGTACCAACAGTAACAAAATGATGATTTTACTGACGGATGGCGTTCCTACCTTTTCAAAAAGAGTGACACAAGCAGTTATGGAAAATGGTACCGTTTATGGGACAAGTTTTCATAATTCACATCAAGATCAGCCAGGGAATACATCTGGATTACGAAGTGGGGCGTTTAATTCTTGGTCAAACTATACTGCGGGGACTAGTAGCAACAGCGACCCAAATATCATACCGCCTAATAGTGGTAATGGAAGATATTATGATACAACTAATGGCATTAGAATTTGGAATACTTGGGCAGCTACATTAGGTGCGGCCAAAATAGCCCAGAATAGTGGCTCTATTCTTCATACATTAGGAATTCAGTTAGGAGCCGATCTAAATTATTTAACTGAAGCACAAGTAAGAGCAAGAGCTAGTTTACTTGCATCACCTGGATTATATCGAGATGCAGAAACAACGGCAGAAGTGACTGATTATTTATTAGAACAAGCTCAAAATGTAGTCGCTTCGTTTAATACGATTGTGGATGGTTCGATTATTGATCCAATTGGTACCCAGTTTTCTTATGATTCAACTAATGTCACAGTTCGTAGTGTTGGAAGTACCAATATCTCAAATTTACCTACTGCAGCAATTTCTAATGGAAAATTAGATGTAACAGAGTTGAATTTAGGAAAAGGACAAGAAGTTCAATTTCACTATCAAGTACGTATTAATACGGAAGATGAGGATTTTACTCCTGAAAAATGGTACCCAATGAATGGTCCAACTAAATTAACACCAGATGGAAATAACCCAAATAATCAAATAGATTTTGGTATACCATCTGCCAAAGCTCCAGGTATCAAGTTGAACTTGAAAAAGATTTGGGAGGAATACGATAAAGATACCTCCCATCGTCCAGATTATTTAGATTTTTCTGTTGAACGTAGTAAAACGATTACTAATGAAGCGTGGAAAACGGGGTATCTTCGCCTAGTGTCTTCTGAGTCCGATACGTGGGAAAGACAAAATATTGAAAAAATTTCTAAAACACAAGGTGGTCAAGAAACATTGTGGTTGCCTAAATTTAATAATCAAGGCAACGATTTTATTTATAAATTTTCTGAATTAAATGTGCCCGATGGCTATGAAGCAACTTCTAATGAAGACGGAACGACTTGGATCAACAGAAAAATTTTCACTCCATTAGGGCTAAAAATAGTTAAAATTTCTGACCAAGAATCTCAACCGTTGACAGGTGCTCAATTTAAATTAACCGGTGGAAATCTTCCAAATGAAGGCGTGCTGTTAACCGATAAACAGGATGGTACGTATCAATTAGAAGAGACGAAACTAGAATTGAATAGTGAATATGCTTTAACAGAAATCCAAGCGCCAAATGGTCACACACTATCTAATGATCAATGGATTATTAAAGTAAGTGATACAGGCGTAGTCACGATTAATAATAAAAAAGACGGTATTACAATTGAAGGAAATACCATTCACTATACTATTGAGAATCAATTTAAAAAGTTATTAATAGCAACTGAAAAATATTCCAAAGAAAATAATGAGCAGTTAAATGGCGCGCGTTTAACTTTAAGAAAGTACGAAGACAGTTGGAATGGTACTGGTACAATTGTAGGCGAACCTGATGATTTGATTGCCAATGATGTCACTTCAACTAAGTCTCTTACACCTGGGTTTTATAGTCTTCAAGAAACCGTTACACCTACTGGTTATAAAGTCGATGATACCATCTTTAAATTTCAAGTAGACATTGAAGGGAATTTAAAAGATGAACAAGGGACGATAATTCAAAGGGATACACTCCCTTCATCAGATGGTTGGTATCTAAGTAATGACAATAATAAAAAAGTATTTGTCTTTGCTAAATACAATCAATTACGCCAATTTGAATTTTCAATTCTGAAAAAAGATGCTCAGACAAATCAAAAACTTGCGGGAGCGGTCTTTGAGGTTCGAAAACAAGGTGAAGATCAGCTTCTTGCCAAACTAACTACCAACAGTGAAGGTACTGGGAAATTTATTGCGGATGATTCGGATGACCTATTCTTATTTAAACCAGGGACTTACTTAATCAAAGAAGTAGCTGCTCCAGAAGGCTTTGTGGTGCTTGAAGAGATCTTTAAAGTAGTTATTTCTGACACAGGCATAGTCACTGTTAATTATGGAAATCAAGCAATGAATGAAGAAGCAATTGAAGTTGTTTTAAAAGATGAAAGCAACAATACAATTGAAGTCACCATTGCCAATACGCCAAAAGGATTGTTACCAGCAACGGGTGGTCAAGGGAGAAAGGTATTTGTTATTAGTTCATTACTGGTAGTTGGTATCGGAATTGTTATTGGCGGATATTATGTTTATCGCAATCGAAAGGAGCTAGAGTAA